ATTGCTGTGTCATAGCCAAAAACGGCCGTCTGATTTTTCCGGGAGAATATGTTGTGATAACGGCAGACAGGTTGAAAGTTCAAAATCATTACTTGACTCCTAATGATAACTGTTTTACTGAAGTTACGGCTATGCCTGCTATAAATAATGAAGAAGGTACGGTAATGCTTATCAATAGGCAAGCACAGATGATCGATTTTTTCTCATACGATAAAAATATGCACTTTGGACTGATCAGCAATACTGAAGGAGTTTCACTGGAAAGGATTAATTTTGATCAATCTACCAACAATGCATCGAATTGGCATTCGGCTGCGGAAACGGTGGGCTATGCCACACCGGGTTATAAAAATTCACAGTATAATGCACAAATTGACCGTTCTTCGGAATTCTCAGTTTCGCCAGAAATATTTTCACCGGATAATGACGGCCGGGATGACCTGTTGCATATTCATTACAAACTTGATCAACCTGGTTTTGTAGCCAATATCCTGATTTTCGATTCGAGAGGAAGGGAAGTCAAACGGCTGGGCCGTAATGTGCTTCTTCCCTCTGAGGGTGATTTGACCTGGGATGGCTTGGATCATAGGGGAGGAAAAGCTTCAATGGGCATGTATATCCTCTTTGTGGAGCTTTTTAATCTCAATGGTGAAGTTCGGAATATTAAAAAGTCATTCGTTCTGTCTGAAAAATTGTAATATGCCCATAATTAAATATATAAAGTGAAAGGTCAATTGTTTTTCGAACGGTGAAATCCTTAAAAATCCGTGGTTTATAAGACCTATACTTCATCTTTTTGGGATAAAATCAGGCCTTTAAAAAAATGTATTAAGTGATTGAAAATCAAATAAATACAACCGTTTTTAATAACTTGTTTTCATCTCGAAAAAGTTTACATCCATGTACGTAATTTTCCTCTTAATCAAAATCAAAGCCTTTTATTCTGTCCGCAACTGTTTTATTTCATAAATTTCGCTAAGAAATTCCAACCTAAATAATAAATTATCTGCAGAAAAGTTTTGGGGTGAAAAATTTTTAAGCTTGGAGATAGATGAGTTGAGCTATTTCCTGTTTTTATAACTTAAAAAATTTGTGAGATGAGCGTGGAGGAAAAATTACCCTTTCTGAATAATATCAGGGAGTACAATCGGCTTGAAGCATTTAACGGTAGAAAAAAGTTTGTTAATTACATGCTGGGCACTGTTGATATCGCTTTTTCGATAGTATCCTTTGCATTGGCTATAATCCTTTGTCATTACTATATTGATCCCCTTCAGGATTTCTCCGGAGACAGCATATCTTTGATCATTCTAATGGTCCCTACCTGGATCATACTGCTTAAATCTACCAATATTTCGCTTATCCCCAGAACCAGCCGTTATTTGACCATTTTCTTTTATTTTGCCCGGTTCTGGATAGTTGGCATGATATTTATACTAACATATAAATATGTATTCGGATTGAGACATATCAGCTTAATCACTATCCTTATTTTTTCAGTTCTAAATTTTATAATGTTGTATACCATCAGGATATTAACCTTCAGATTTTTTAAATATTCCAGAGCCAATGGCCATAATATACATAATGTTATTGTAATTGCTGATGCTTTTTCTGAAGAATTTATTCAAAAAATACTTGATGAGAAGGCATGGGGCTTTAGAATTATTATGATAGTAAGTGATTCCAAATTGATCAGGGCAAAATTCGGATCCATGATTAAGATTATTCCGGAAAGGGCTAACATCCGCAGTCTGATTGAATTTGACATCATTGATGAGGTGATATACAGCAAATTGAGAATTAACTATGAGCGGATACAGGCTTTGATCGCAGCTTGCGAGGAAATAGGGGTGATTTTCAGGATGCAGTCTAACCTTTCCCCCATGTCTACGAAAAACACCCAGTTGGATTTGCATTATTACGGAGATGAGCCTTTCCTTACCTTTATGGATAAACCATCCAATTATTTTATTTTTACAGGTAAATCTATGATTGACATTATATTTTCGGCCATTATACTATTGCTACTTACCCCTATTTTTCTCTTAGTTTCAATTGCCATCAAGTTGGATTCAAAAGGACCT
This genomic window from Bacteroidota bacterium contains:
- a CDS encoding sugar transferase produces the protein MSVEEKLPFLNNIREYNRLEAFNGRKKFVNYMLGTVDIAFSIVSFALAIILCHYYIDPLQDFSGDSISLIILMVPTWIILLKSTNISLIPRTSRYLTIFFYFARFWIVGMIFILTYKYVFGLRHISLITILIFSVLNFIMLYTIRILTFRFFKYSRANGHNIHNVIVIADAFSEEFIQKILDEKAWGFRIIMIVSDSKLIRAKFGSMIKIIPERANIRSLIEFDIIDEVIYSKLRINYERIQALIAACEEIGVIFRMQSNLSPMSTKNTQLDLHYYGDEPFLTFMDKPSNYFIFTGKSMIDIIFSAIILLLLTPIFLLVSIAIKLDSKGPVFFRQERVGLRGRKFYMYKFRTMVAEAEKLKSSIASKNEADGPVFKIKNDPRITPLGRILRKSGIDELPQLYNVMKGEMSLIGPRPPIFEEVKKYKRWQLRRLSVKPGITCTWQIIPNRNKVLFDNWVKLDLQYIDSWSFKQDMVLLFKTIKTVFNGSGV
- a CDS encoding lamin tail domain-containing protein translates to KGTDYLLTLTNGITDCVGNPLSDKNYAHFALPQSPDSLDILINEILFNPFPDGTDFVEIYNHSSKVIDLADLSICTRDITSGLIKNCCVIAKNGRLIFPGEYVVITADRLKVQNHYLTPNDNCFTEVTAMPAINNEEGTVMLINRQAQMIDFFSYDKNMHFGLISNTEGVSLERINFDQSTNNASNWHSAAETVGYATPGYKNSQYNAQIDRSSEFSVSPEIFSPDNDGRDDLLHIHYKLDQPGFVANILIFDSRGREVKRLGRNVLLPSEGDLTWDGLDHRGGKASMGMYILFVELFNLNGEVRNIKKSFVLSEKL